The Hirundo rustica isolate bHirRus1 chromosome Z, bHirRus1.pri.v3, whole genome shotgun sequence genome contains the following window.
AGTGCTGAGATAGGCAACAATGCAGATGGTGAAGGAGAGCTGGCACCACCAGGTATTTGAGCCTCCTCTACAGATGGAAGAGCGGAAGAATGTTCAGAGGTGACACTGGAATTGGGGACAGGACCAGTTGGACTCATCATCCTTTCAAATGCCTGTGCTAAAAATAATGCGGTTAGTTTTTTAAGATCTCACAATTGATTAAATTCCATTTGCAGAGCAGTACTGTgggtgggtggggtttttttggcagaggCAATGTGCAGTTTGTGATCTAGctatgaaaaataaacactCAAACTGTTGTATGGAAGAAAATTTAGATTCCTTCTCTACCTGCCTAATTGCCTTATTTCTCATGAGATAAAGACACCTCCCCTTGTCCTCCTGGCAGCATTGCAGTGACTATATCACTGTGACCCCCGACCCTTGGGGCAAACATGTATCACATCTGTCAGGCTGAACCCCACTCAGGTGGCCTATTAAAAATCTGACATGTCTTCAATTTGTTTTTTTACATACTCATCAACAGGACTTCAGTTGTTTCTCCTGATGTTTTCATAAGCATCCACGGTTAGCTTCCAGTTAAGAAAAGGTTATCTGATGAATCATTTACTGCAGCTGTGGTAAGTGCCTTGTAAAAGCACCAGGAAAGGAAGCAGAATAAGGTGGGCAAAGAACGTGTGAGAACAAGCAGGGATGTAGCCTTTAAACACACAGAGGGCTACTGTGGAGGGAGAATAACTTCTGCTAGATTCCTGTGACATATGACTCAACAGGATAAACTGTATTCTTCTATAACTTCCTATTTAATCCTATGGAGTTAAAAactacttttgtttttttaaagtaaaaaaacaaccaacttGAGACTCAAAGTTCAAAATAAGAACTGAATTCCAGCTAAGAAGTATAATTATTCTCTTTATCCCCCTATCtcagaaacaggaaaacctACACCAATTAAAGTAATCAAACTCCCCAAAAAGAACAAAGGTTTAAGAGACATTTCAATGATTACTGCAATTActcaaaaaaacctctttaCCTTTATTAATATCATCATAACAGCCAGTGCAGACTCTTGCTTCCTTCTCCATGTAGTGCAGTTTGCATTTTCGTTTGCAACAGCTACCACAAAAAACCTGAATCAGAAAAGGACTGCATTAAATATTACAGATATACTGCACAATGCATAGGAAATTCTTCCAAAAATATGCTTGCTTCATTCTAAACTATCTGTAGCCTAGTATTCAAGCCTGTATCTTAATTCCTGATAAAGAAATCCtcgggaaaaaaaataaacaacaaagaataaaaacccAGGAGAAAGCAGCAATATGGAGGATCCAACTGAAATTCTATTAAAATTCTTATCTGGAGTGATGAAAAGAATTTCAGGTCAGAATCACTCCTACTTCTGATCCTCCTGTATGTGTCTTACATTAAACGCCAGTGCTAGGGCCAAGGACTGAGATGCAGAGTTGGGACTTGCTTTGGTGCTTTAGGACCATCTCTGCAGTCCTGTGTGCTCACCACGGCTCTCAGGAAGCTGTTACCAGTCTGTCAGACACTCGAGGCTGCCTCTCCACCCTGGGACAGTAGGGTACCCAGAGCTctctgctgcaggctcctgGGGCAGGCTGGCTCACATGCTGAGGCTGCTGAGTGGTTCTTCTGCTCCCCCAGCAAGAAGAAGTAGTGCTGCCTGCATGGGACAAGCTCCCTTCAGACAAGTATTTTCAAAGAATGCTGCTTTGGAAGAACAGAATATGCTCTTCTATTCGAACAGGGCATATATCCTGTCTATTTTTAAGCAGAAAGAGGGGGGGAAGTGTGTCTCATTAGCCTGGACAACATCTACACAATCCCATTGAAAAAATTATGTCTTCAGAATAGATGGTGTTTTGCAAGAGCTGCCATAAATATCTGGAGCTTTTGTCACTTTCCCCTCATGTTCTCTCACGGATGATCTGCAAGTTTTTAACGAGTCATGCGATTTTTAGCTATATGTAGACTCTGGAGCCTTTACAAAAGGTCTTCTGAAACACCTAAATCCTAATTGCTCCCAATCCAGAAATGCAAAGTGGATCAAAGGCTGATGGCGGGGGAGAAATCCCAAACAGTAGTGgcataggaaaaagaaagttactACTACAAACTCCTCTAAGCAAGAAAAGTCACTGTAAAAGCAGTGACTGATCAGTGTAATATGAGCTAAAGAAAGAAACTATTCCAGCTGCTTCTGGATTAGAGTAGGTAATCTACCTCAACAGGAAACACGCATGCTCAGTACATACATTAAGAATGTAATTGATGAGGATTAATTGCTAATCAGTTATAATCCACTTCAGGGCTTCAAATGCCACAAGCAGCACAATCCCCAGAAGTATTCTCCTCATACCCTTGGTGACACTAGGACCTGCAGGGGATTGCAGGAGGATTAATCCTAATGCACCTAAAAGGTGAAGGCAAACTAAGGGGCAGGAGAAAAGAGGTGAATAGCAGGCTATTGAGCAAACAAGTGGGTCTTGGTTGAActaggaagaagaaagggaccACAGCAAGAGAcacacagctggaaaatggaaCTGCAAAGCTGTTTGGCCTTGTGAGGGCTGCAAATGGGAGAGAAAACAGGGACCACTAACTTTATACTTCCTTCCAGCACAGATGTCAGAGTCTACAAGTGTTGCCATTTTCACTGATAAAAAAGGTGGGATCATGGGAATCCATGCAACTGTCGTCTAGAACAGTCCACAGAGGACAACTGTGAATTCCTATCagttctcttttatttcccaaGTGGCTGAAAACACAACAAGCAAGAGCTTCACAAGGAATGtctgatttgggatttttttaagagaaaaaatttgctattaaaaagacaaaaagtctTACAAGGCAGAAAGTTAAACTGTACATTCAGAAATGCTGTCATTGCACAGCACTCCCATTTCTGTAAGGTTTAGACAACCCATGCTGCCTTCACTCAGTCTCCTAAAAAAGGGACATTGTGAAGCTCCCACTAATTACATTGTTGTTCTGCCAAGAGCCCCTCAGCTGACACACTCACAGCTGTCAACAAGACTGTGCAGTGAAGAGTGTCCCAATCCCATCTCTAGACAAGGTGCAAGAACTTCACAGCAAATGTAAGACGGGAACTTGAAGTCAGTCAGTCTTATGACTAAAACAAAAGCCACTCTGAAGTACTGTGTTTTAAACTATCACAATCTCACCAGGATATTCTGGCAGTAAGTTCAATGGCACAAGAAGTTCTTCATTTCCTGGGCCCTCCCATTCACACCTACATTTTAGTTCACACTGACTGCAGCCAAGTAAATAAACATCATGCTTTGAATAAACAGTGCTAAAAGAGAGGTGGAAAGAAAAACTATCATGCATTTCCAGGTGGTGCTTAACACTGGGGATGCAAAAATTTAGTACTGAAACTAACAGAtcagataaaatgaaaatttagtaCTGACACTGACGCTTTGCCCTGTCTCCTCATCCTCAAAGCTCACAGAGCAACAATGAACAGTGAAGTCATTAGTATTGCTAGTGTTTCCATTTATGCACTAGTACAACCCACAGCAGATGACAAGGGAATTCTGAACTGAATATCAGCTCTGGTATCACTCTCTGTAGAAGACCTCAGGCTGAAAAAAAGTTCTGCAATTACTCATTTTGTTGGCGATTCACATACTTTTCCCGAGAtgagttccttaaaaaatgatacATCTAAACACACCAGAAGACAGATTTACACCATAAATCCTTTTGCATTGGTACTGCTGCTTACAGCTCCTGAAAGACTGCAATTCCTTCAAGTCAGTGGGCAGTGCTCTACAGTTATAATCATTAGTAAAACCACTGGATTCTCATCATTACCAcctcaaatttttaaaacataaatacttAAGTTAAAAGCTTAGTAATGGGCTGGTTCAGTAAGATTATGATGAAGTAGTCCATCATCTCATCTCCTCTACTCTATGTAAAACACATCAGCCTAGCCAGTAATGGCAGGTAAGAACTCGGTACTTCCCTTTAATCACAATTTTCACAAGAAAGGTCATATGTTTCTTAATTAACATCAGTCTTTTCCAACAGTCATCAGGTTCCTAcggagggaaaataaaaactggtCTTTGTTAAATAAAGTACTAGAAAACTTCTGTCAATattctttcccttctctatCTTGATTATGCCTAAATCAGAATCTCCATTTCCTGTCAGCAGCACAGGTCCCCGCTCCAGTAACTCACCTTCCCACAGGCTCGGCAATGGTGTCGTCTCTTTGTGAAGGTGAACTTGGCCTGGCAGTTCATGCAGTTGGGTGCCTCTGAGTCAGGGACCCACAATGGTTGTTTCCATGACAGAACTGCAGGTATTTTATGTGATTTGGCACTTTCAGTTTGATTTCCTCCAgcttcagagctgctgtccccagggtcagAATTATTACCAACATTTGCACTGGTGTCTGAGAGGGGAGCTTCGGGGGTAACAGAACCAGACTCCTGGTTTTCTCTTTCAAGTTCATTTGTTCTATTCAGTTGACCCTGACCAGCAGCTCCTTGGGAAAAGTCAAGCAACTGCTTTGGTATTGCACCTTTAATACAAATGTTAGAAGCTAGAGCTCCTCTGCCACTCTCACTATCACTGCCCTGACTATGAGACATGCTGACTCCTACTGCAGCTTCCACTTCATTGTCAGGAACAGATGCTTTAAGGTTACTGCTAATGCTCACTATCTCCTCCAGTTTTGTTTGCGTAAGTTCTTCACTGACCTCCGTCAAATCCAGGTTGTTCAGATCTGTTAAATTCCCTCCATCTGCATCAGCTTCCATCAAGTTACCATCAATGTCTGAAGACTTCAACACACTGGACTGCAGACTTTGTCCATATAAGAAATCATCAAGCTCAGCATCACTTATTAGAATATCACTCTTAATAACATTCTCATCAGTAAAGTCAGCCATAACAGAGCTAATGCTCTCATCATAAAAAGTGTCTACACCAACACCATATGGCTCAGCTTCAAGGTCtagaaaagcagaagcagaagccTTAATTTGCTGAGAACCACCATCATCGATTACATTCTCAGTATTGTACTTCTCTCCATCCCTACTTTTTTCTGCAATACTTTCACTGATTTCAACTACATCTTCTTGCTCGTGGCAGCTAGAATTTTCACAGGATTCCCTGCTGGGGAAGCGAGTTTTAGACTCTCCGGCATGAACAGTTACAGTATCACTAATAACCTCCTCCACTGCATTCTGAGGCAGAGGATTaaccttttcttctgttacaaCTAATGACCCGCACACAGACACAGGAAGGGGAAGACAAGACAGAGATGTCTGGACGTCCTCAGCTGACACACACGAACCAGAAACACTGCTTAGCATCTCGCTGCTATTAAGTTCTTCAATACCTAAATTGTcttctgtgtctttcttttcCAATTCTACTTCAGCTCCTATTTGACAAGAGGAGCCTGGTAAGACAGAATTTCCAGGTAATGTTGCATTGCTGCAGTGCAACGGATGCCTCTTTGGCAGATCTGAAGGCATGGAATCAACATTACTCCCATCGTTTGGGTCTACCTTTCCTATGGCATTTCCCCCATACACTTCTTTGCTTGCTGCAGAACATGCACTGTCATCTTGTGGTTCAAAAGGCAGTTTTTCGGAGGCTTTCTCATCTTTGGGACTTTGTGCGTGCAAACTCTGTGATGTTACAGTGACACATTCAGTATCCAGGGTAGCAGTTTGTCCAGCGTGGTCGAGTACTTCATTGCACTTTACAGATTCTGTCCTGTGTTGATCATCACACAGGCCCAGGACTGTTCCCGCAGCATGACTCTCtggttttaaagcaaaattattaCTTTGCTCTGTTGTAAGATGCCCTGAATCTTGTAATACTGAGTCCTCATCACCCTCTTTTGTTCtggcagcaccactgcagccaGGTGATGTCACACAAAGAGGAATGGGGACACAAGACATGCCACAGCCAGCGGGCCCTTCGCTGCACTGGAAGTCATCCGGCTGCAGCTTCTGACTCCCTTCCCGAACAGACACTGAGTGGACTAAATTTGCCGTGTCACTGACAAGATCACACACAGGTGCACTACACCTCCCCAGGTTCAAAGACTGAATTTCATTTAGGGAACCCCTGTCCACAGTAGACAAAAGGTCAGGTCCAGCAACAGCCTTCTCTTTTGGTGGTGAGTAACTGAGCACATCACTTGTGCCTGCAGGGGTGTAGACAGAGCTCTCCTCTGGGGCAGGACATCTGGCAGGATCCTCTGGCAGCTCAGGTGTGGGGTGTGCATGCTCTAAGCAATCCAAAACTGAAGAAAGCTTTGAATCATATGGATCTTGCAGTGTTCTGAAGCACTCACATTCATCTATTTTAAGCAAGAAGAGATCAAAAGCAACATTTGTAAGACTCTTTCCACAGTGTACTCCCACTTAATCCCATCTACTCATCAATACAAGCTAGTACTTAGCAGATGCTACTTTCAAACTCCATGGTAACAATCATTTGACCATGTACTTCCACGAAAAAAGCAGTGCAGAAACCAACCTGTATTCTGTTCAAATTCATCAAGCACTTTGTCCAAGTCGCAGACTGCAGCTCTGAAGTAACTGTCCATTCTAATCAAAGTTCTAGGGAAGCCTTAGCCTTCTTAAACctacagagaaaaacacagcatttaatccaaaacattttttgtttgcaaAGCCCAAGTGCTCATATTAGAGAGCACTCATAcgaggtggttttttttatttttattaatacttTGTTCTCTCTCCATGTAGACAAACCCTAAGCACaaacagagctgcagcctccaagTATTCTAGGTATGCTCAGTGTACTCAGCACTATGAACAATACACGCCCAAATTCACTTCAAATTGCAAAATTGAgactatttattaaaaaaataaaaataaataataataaaaaaaaataaaaaataaaagaaagaaagaaaaaaggcatcTGCTATGGCATTAAAATGTCATCAAGTTTAAAACCAGAAGGGATTATTAGGATCTTCTAGTCTGACACCATAAACATCTTATGCCACACAGTCtacagttaaaaaacaaaataggcTGTTATTACCTTTTAACACAACTGAACTgtgtaaataataataaaaattaaaaatccaacaCTGTAGTTCAGCATATCATTTCTGTTCTACtcaaaacacccaaacaactATAATTCTGAGACCCCAAGAACATAAAACTCTGATTATAGACTTCACAGCTCATCAGAAAGTTACTTATTTATCAATCATACTCCCCACGGCAAAACACCCTATCTGTTTAATCTGTTTATCTGTTTAATGAATCCTTCCAGCCACTCAATTTTATTGTGTTTCGGTCACTCAGAATTACTTTCCAACTGCACATCTTTTTCGATGGCTGGCTACCCATACAGTGGAACAACCTATCAAAAATCAGTATTTACAATTCCTTTGAATAAACTGAAGGGTCTGACATCCATTTGGTCTAATGTCTGTAAACTACACTTGCAGAGAGCTGTCTagttttcattctgcttttatCAGTGCATTCAGCCTCTGCACTGACTTAACACCCTACCCCAAGGCAGCTGGTGTTCTGACCACCTAAGTAGTGTCCAGCCATTCTTCTAAAATCCTAGAGcacaaacaaatatttaaatcctCTCACATTACTCATGCCACCCTGCAGCTACAGATCTAGATTCTGTGCCTTAGTTCCCCCTCTAAGCTCTAAGGCTTCCCCTCACTGAATAGCTCAGATCAGGAGCTTTAACCTACATTAATATGTAACTGTTCACCACACATGATGCAATTATTTACCACATCATTATGCATGGAGAAGAACACTTTAAGGCAATGTGTAGTTCAAATAGAGGCTTGCAAAAGCATAAGAAAGGTGAAACAAATACACAGTAATGCAGTACTTTGTGTCCATATGTAAGCCCAAAATGAACAACCTGAATAGATATCGCTGTTTTGATATCCATGATTATTAGTCACAGCCAAGGTCTTCAGGCTGCACTCTAATACAAGTCTCTGACAGTTGTCTGGAGGGCTCAAAGAGCAGCAAGCACAGACTCAGTGCCCCTTCTCCTCACCCATCTGAATAAAGCTCTTTCCTGTAACAATCACGACCTCCTGGCAAGGGGTTGTAACAACATGAACTGGAAGTCATTTCAATTAAGAATCTCACACGATTAAACAGCTTTTGGTGATTCACTGAGAGACATCAAAGTACCAATCCCATCCCCAAAGCACGTATCTGTGGACAGTCAATAGTCAGATAGACCACATAAACAAGAAATATTGAAGGGTTACAAGAAAACCGGGCATCAGAAGATGCGTAATGCTGATTTGTGTTCTCTGAAGGTATTTATTATACAATCTCACCAGATAGCACAGATATCAATAATGACAGAAgtttataaaaaacaaaagccatccatattaaaaaaaaataaaaaatggggCGAggcaaataattatttcatcTATCTTTGtcttttactttaaaaggcCTAGAGAATATTCATTGTTTTGCGCTCTTGAGAGACACACAACAAATTCTGATTTAAGCATAAGGGCATTATTAGACTACAACACTATCTATTATTAGATTATAATGCTAATTAGAAGGGTGCATTGATGCTGTACAGTGTTGGCCCACTAAACTCTCCAAAAAATGGAAGAACTCAATGAAAAGAACTGTAGAACTAAAATCATATGCCAATATTTACAACTATTTAATACAAATTAACTCACTTCTACAGAGAGCTCAAAAAACTATCATACCTCAGTCTACCAACCCAGCAACGTTGCTCTTTTTAGTTAAATCTATTTCGTAAGTAAAATGGTTATCTGACttggaaaagtattttgaataaCTAACCTAACCTTGAAAAACTAGCATACATATTATTCCTACTTTCATTACTCTTTCCTCAAACTTTCATAGGTTTTCATCTTTTCTACAATAAGCCTACAAGCAAAAAACTGAAACCcacaacaaaatcaaaacccccaaaacaggGCAGACCAGCATTAACCCCTTGTCCCTCTTGCACCTCTCTGTCCTGACTCCATGTGTCTGCATCACCAAAGAATTGTAAAAGCCTTCTAGTTTCTCATGTTTCAAATCCTCTTTCAGCAAGAGgaacaagttttattttctgctccCTAGATTTGCCTGCAGCCTGTCCCAATGTTTATATTAATGGATTAGAAGCTTTGAAAAAGCTCTGGTGACACATTTTATTAAATGGCTTCTTGCTTCCCAgagtgaagggtctggagaaaCCATGTGCTTCAACAAACTGCATTTGTTCTGAGCATATTCTTTTAAGACTCATACTTGTAACAAAAGAATTAGACTACACCATAACTATCAGAAACCAGGAGCACCACCACTGTATACGTTTTTTCAGGTAGGGCTTTTTAGAGATCTGAATGCAGTCATTAGGCACTCTCAAAACTGGTTCACagattagtatttttaaaaataaatttaacgGTTATAACTTTATCTGTAGCAGTAAGTCCCTAACAATGCACAAAGACGTACCACTTAAGGCTCTCCTCAGTtccattttatatatatatttcaacttttaaacaatatttaaatcACTGTCTGTTAAAAACTATATGCtttcagataaatatttatgtagGAGAAGACTTGAAGATAAAATAGCAGTCCATctcaaaatgggaaaataataatcaaaGCACAAAAGGTGCTACAATAAAAGTGCACACTGGACATGTCACTTCTGCAGATACACCTTTGTTGTGTTCCTAAACAGGCTCATCTTACATCTCCAACAAATGGTCTGACACACTCCCAACACAACACCACACCTAAGATTCAGAGGCAATAGTTCTACCACACTAAAACTGTTAACTATTAACTGTGGAATGCAAATCCTGAGATCTCGATGACTGCACTGAACGCAAGTGTGACAGGGTGTTTAAAAACACTTCATAGACTTCAACCCTTCTTTTATACCCTTTATAAATTACTTATCCCTTCTAACGTAACAGGCAATAACATATTTCAGAGTTCAAAACCAACGTTCCACTGGGGATTTCTCAACACACCCTTATTTAAAGGAGACAATAACACAAAGCTGCTGCGATACTGAGTGGCCAGCTTACAGGATGGATAgccagggcttttttttccagatacaCTCTGTAAATGGAGGTAGTTAGCAGTTTCAGTGGTGATAACTTGCAAAACAGAATGGATAGGCTAATTATTACCAACTAACCAATGCAAGGTATGAAGACAAGCTACCTTCTCACATCTAAGAACCCCTGAAAACTACTCTCTGTAGTGATCACATATATGGGCATCACCAGACCTGCAGTTTGTTACCGCTAAGCCCCACTGCAGAGGCCAAGCCTGCTTTTACACAAAACACACTAcaacagcccagcctggggttGAGAGGCAAAGGAACACACAAGCAGGGGCACATGGGTCTCCCCTCCGGAGAGACGACCACAGGAGCCACTTTAATTCTAATTACCACAACTGCAGTCTTCTTGCTCACTGCAGAGTTATGTTGTTTCAGCTCCATCACAGTATTTAATCATTATATTTAGCCTGAGTAGAAAGCTGTACTTAGGATTGCAAGAGGgttgaaatacttttttccacCTTACCACCCCAGTAATTACAACAAGCAGAACAAAACCTCCAATATAAACAGGATCACAAGGCACGAAGTGCACAGTGAAATGCTCATGGACTACAGTGTGCCCCTTCTCGCACCCTAAGGGTGATGCCACaatgatttttgccttttctttttagatACCTTTTATATATTATCAGTATACATAATATCCATAATTGTGATTCTTTAAGCCTAATATTTTAACATAATTCTGGTATTCCACTAGGCCAAAAGATCAAATATCATAAAAGCCTCACAGTTAGAAGCCAGAAAACCTTACACTTGTCTTGAGAAACCAAGACCCCCCCCTCTAAAACACATCCTGCAAACTAAGATTAGACCCAtctaagaaaaaatacttttaaaaaaaaaaatcacattattcATTTAAACCTCCTATTGAAAAATCTTTGTTAAATTTACAAAATCTATAAAATTGTATATACCATCTACCATACGTATGCTTTTTGGCATACTCCACCTTGACAAATTGCTACACAATAAAAGTTCACATTAAAtaccaaaataaaaccccttTTATCCCTTACCCATGTCTAACTCTTATTTATAAGACCATGGAAAAGGCATCAAGGGTACTGAAGGAATTTAACACCAGCTTTTCTCTTCTCAGCACCCTCCCAGGCCCCAACATCATACACCCACACATAGGCCTGAGGTCCTATAGacaaaatttttaagaaaacagctGCCCACAGAGCTCATAAGCAATCAACCTGATAGAGAAGTTCAGTACAACCAAACAAGCACTGcgtgaaaaatttaaataaaaacaaaaattcttgCTGAGCAAAACAACTTATTGTCTAAACCAAAAGCTGAGGTGGCTGTTGCCACAGCAAGTTTAGAAGCTGAATCACAGGGTGAAGACAAAAGCTTCAGTTTTCAGACATATAAGGACAAGCTTACAGGACACAACACAACAAACTGTCTTGACTGAAGAATGCCATTCCATTAGATAAACACAGACTCTTCAGAAGGACagaactccagcagcagcataaTGACATTACCACCTTCACAGCTCTATCCCACATCATCTTCAGTTTCTGagaattttcattctttcaaCCACTCATAAAACCTTTCTCCCCTCTAAACTGAGAACAGCATTACTCACACCAcccagaaaaatcacagaatcacaaaatcgTTAGGATTAGAAAGGACTTCTGGAGCTCACCCAGcccaagccctgcccaggcagggtcccctgtgacagtgacacaggaacGTGTCCAGCTGGGGTTGGGATGTCTCCGCACAGGGACACTCCaggccctccctgggcagccgttccagggctctgcccctccaCGCAGAGaagttcctcctcctgctggggtGGAACTCGCTGTGGTTTATT
Protein-coding sequences here:
- the ZFYVE16 gene encoding zinc finger FYVE domain-containing protein 16 isoform X3; its protein translation is MDSYFRAAVCDLDKVLDEFEQNTDECECFRTLQDPYDSKLSSVLDCLEHAHPTPELPEDPARCPAPEESSVYTPAGTSDVLSYSPPKEKAVAGPDLLSTVDRGSLNEIQSLNLGRCSAPVCDLVSDTANLVHSVSVREGSQKLQPDDFQCSEGPAGCGMSCVPIPLCVTSPGCSGAARTKEGDEDSVLQDSGHLTTEQSNNFALKPESHAAGTVLGLCDDQHRTESVKCNEVLDHAGQTATLDTECVTVTSQSLHAQSPKDEKASEKLPFEPQDDSACSAASKEVYGGNAIGKVDPNDGSNVDSMPSDLPKRHPLHCSNATLPGNSVLPGSSCQIGAEVELEKKDTEDNLGIEELNSSEMLSSVSGSCVSAEDVQTSLSCLPLPVSVCGSLVVTEEKVNPLPQNAVEEVISDTVTVHAGESKTRFPSRESCENSSCHEQEDVVEISESIAEKSRDGEKYNTENVIDDGGSQQIKASASAFLDLEAEPYGVGVDTFYDESISSVMADFTDENVIKSDILISDAELDDFLYGQSLQSSVLKSSDIDGNLMEADADGGNLTDLNNLDLTEVSEELTQTKLEEIVSISSNLKASVPDNEVEAAVGVSMSHSQGSDSESGRGALASNICIKGAIPKQLLDFSQGAAGQGQLNRTNELERENQESGSVTPEAPLSDTSANVGNNSDPGDSSSEAGGNQTESAKSHKIPAVLSWKQPLWVPDSEAPNCMNCQAKFTFTKRRHHCRACGKVFCGSCCKRKCKLHYMEKEARVCTGCYDDINKAQAFERMMSPTGPVPNSSVTSEHSSALPSVEEAQIPGGASSPSPSALLPISALKQPGFEGLYPREQKRVWFADGILPNGEVADTAKLSSGGKRSQDSSPVNPDLLETLAAANPEENELLTDINQKLEEEIDKMTRMEELHPSVPSDGAQQATPGPSEVAPSYKSVTLGTEECSPAAAEKSSPSSVDQSTRDVPVTASSYRALCGIENWVQREISLLPDGDQLPPLLLALDENGKDLLVEEHPVHQKVALLLGKGRSNPLTFILNANLLVNVKLITYSSEECWCFSTNGLHGLGQAEIVILLQRLPDEDVFPSEIFKLFLDIYKDAMKGRFIKSMENITFTENFLSNKEHGGFLFVSPTFQKFDDQILPDNTFLFGILIHKLEIPWAKVFPIRLMLRLGAEYGAYPTPVVSVRHRKPLFGDIGHTIMNLLVDLRNYQYTLHTIDNLFVHVEMGRSCIKIPLRKYHEVMKLINSSNEHVISIGASFNTEADSHLVCVQNKQGLYHTQAISATGQPRKVTGASFVVFNGALKTSSGFLAKSSIVEDGLMVQITQETMESLRQALRDKRDFKITCGKMDAGDVKEYVDICWVENEEKTNKGILSPVDGKSMEGTQSEKAPQYRDFEREGKVMKCTEVYYFVKDHEPSSVVPHQFAKEIAIACSHALCPHLKTLKNSGMNKIGLRVSIDSDVVEYLAGSGGRLLPQNYLNDLDSALIPVIHGGMSDPTALPLKMELVFFIIEHLF
- the ZFYVE16 gene encoding zinc finger FYVE domain-containing protein 16 isoform X2 translates to MDSYFRAAVCDLDKVLDEFEQNTDECECFRTLQDPYDSKLSSVLDCLEHAHPTPELPEDPARCPAPEESSVYTPAGTSDVLSYSPPKEKAVAGPDLLSTVDRGSLNEIQSLNLGRCSAPVCDLVSDTANLVHSVSVREGSQKLQPDDFQCSEGPAGCGMSCVPIPLCVTSPGCSGAARTKEGDEDSVLQDSGHLTTEQSNNFALKPESHAAGTVLGLCDDQHRTESVKCNEVLDHAGQTATLDTECVTVTSQSLHAQSPKDEKASEKLPFEPQDDSACSAASKEVYGGNAIGKVDPNDGSNVDSMPSDLPKRHPLHCSNATLPGNSVLPGSSCQIGAEVELEKKDTEDNLGIEELNSSEMLSSVSGSCVSAEDVQTSLSCLPLPVSVCGSLVVTEEKVNPLPQNAVEEVISDTVTVHAGESKTRFPSRESCENSSCHEQEDVVEISESIAEKSRDGEKYNTENVIDDGGSQQIKASASAFLDLEAEPYGVGVDTFYDESISSVMADFTDENVIKSDILISDAELDDFLYGQSLQSSVLKSSDIDGNLMEADADGGNLTDLNNLDLTEVSEELTQTKLEEIVSISSNLKASVPDNEVEAAVGVSMSHSQGSDSESGRGALASNICIKGAIPKQLLDFSQGAAGQGQLNRTNELERENQESGSVTPEAPLSDTSANVGNNSDPGDSSSEAGGNQTESAKSHKIPAVLSWKQPLWVPDSEAPNCMNCQAKFTFTKRRHHCRACGKVFCGSCCKRKCKLHYMEKEARVCTGCYDDINKEEAQIPGGASSPSPSALLPISALKQPGFEGLYPREQKRVWFADGILPNGEVADTAKLSSGGKRSQDSSPVNPDLLETLAAALPTGFPEDKSCQTFLQEHCFNKTASSGLLPPWFQAANPEENELLTDINQKLEEEIDKMTRMEELHPSVPSDGAQQATPGPSEVAPSYKSVTLGTEECSPAAAEKSSPSSVDQSTRDVPVTASSYRALCGIENWVQREISLLPDGDQLPPLLLALDENGKDLLVEEHPVHQKVALLLGKGRSNPLTFILNANLLVNVKLITYSSEECWCFSTNGLHGLGQAEIVILLQRLPDEDVFPSEIFKLFLDIYKDAMKGRFIKSMENITFTENFLSNKEHGGFLFVSPTFQKFDDQILPDNTFLFGILIHKLEIPWAKVFPIRLMLRLGAEYGAYPTPVVSVRHRKPLFGDIGHTIMNLLVDLRNYQYTLHTIDNLFVHVEMGRSCIKIPLRKYHEVMKLINSSNEHVISIGASFNTEADSHLVCVQNKQGLYHTQAISATGQPRKVTGASFVVFNGALKTSSGFLAKSSIVEDGLMVQITQETMESLRQALRDKRDFKITCGKMDAGDVKEYVDICWVENEEKTNKGILSPVDGKSMEGTQSEKAPQYRDFEREGKVMKCTEVYYFVKDHEPSSVVPHQFAKEIAIACSHALCPHLKTLKNSGMNKIGLRVSIDSDVVEYLAGSGGRLLPQNYLNDLDSALIPVIHGGMSDPTALPLKMELVFFIIEHLF